CTTGCGGATGATCTCTTTTTCCCTATCCATAGGTAAATAGAATGGGTTCCCTGAACGATGATTCATAAGACTGAAAAATATGGCTTTTGGCCACTGGTCACTGAAACTGATTTTCTCAAACAGACTGCTGAGTTGTGGTCATCAGCAATAGAATACCCGGGGAAGGAATAATAATACCGCAGCGAGGTCTTGTGAGGTATGGGATATTTATATTGGCTGTCAATCAGTCCCCCCGCTCCTACCGTGTAGATTGAGAGTTTGAACCTGGGTTACCAGGTGGGTGCCCTCTTGAGTGTTTCAAGTATCCCTTTTATATGAAGGGCCTGCTTTCCACGCTCAAAGTCGGACTCCCGTTTTTTTTACTGTTGGCTCAAAACCTTCAAATCCATCACCTGTATAGCAGGGGTTCCAAAACATACTATATCATTTTCAAGATATGTTTTCAAGATAAGAAAAAAATCCTACCGAGTAAAAATATCTATGTATTTTAGTAGAGGAGCATAAAGGCATTTCCAGTGCCCTTAATTGACTGATCTCAAATATTATTCTACCCATACAAGACCACACCCATCATTACAGCCTTGGCGATTTAGTATTCATTTGCAGATAATAAAGATTCATCCAGCAGTTTAAGGATGTTAGTGCTTTCTTCCTCCATCAAATTTTGGGTTTCTTCAAGCTGCCTTCTTACCTTGAATAATTCTTCAGTTATATTTAAACAGGCTAAAACAGCAACGCTCAAAAGTGGCATGTTCTTAGCTTTATGCCTGATTCCTTCGATCTTGGCATTGATAAATTCGGCCAGTCTGCGCACTTCATGAGGTGAAATATCACTTTTAATGGTGTATTCCTCCCCCAGAATCTCGATGGTCGTTTTCTGACTGAGCTCTGGCATGGCTGATTACCTGCTGTATTTCTTAAAAACCTTTCAACTCTTCAATCATCTGGTCGATCGTTTTTTGCAGGGCTTCCCGATCCAGGTGAAACTGCTTGTTCTCACGTTCGAGAGATGAAATGATCTGGAGCTTTTTTTGGGTTTCCTGCAGCTCGACTTCCTTCTGCTTTATGATCAGCTCATATTCGGTTATTTTTCCCTTTAACCACAGGTTCTCTTCCTGCAACCTTCTGACTGATTCTGAAATCTTCCGGATTCGAAGCTTTATCTGAGCGATCTTATCAGCAGGCATACAATAGGATAATGTTACCCCCGCAGAGAAGCACTGAATTTTTGACTGAGACGATCGATAATCTTTTCATGAACAGCATTGACCTCCTGATCGGTCAGGGTTCTGGTCAGTGATTGATAGGTCAATGATAATCCAAGACTCTTTTTCCCAGCCGGAATCTGCTCTCCCTGATACAGGTCAAAAAGCTGAATTCCCTGTAAAATGTCGATCCGCATCTGTCGGATGCTGTGTTCGACCTCCTGATAGGGCACATCCTCGGAGATAATCAGAGCCATATCCCGCGAAATCGAGGGATACCTCGGAATGGGCTTTGCCATGACCTGTCCCGATGGCCTCAGAAGATCTACCTGAGCTTCGATGGCAAATACTTCTTTGCCGATGTCGAAACGCTCCAGAATGTCCCCGCTGATTTTGCCAAGCGATCCGGCCACCAGCGATCCGACCATCAGGCAGGCTGACAGAGGAGAACCGAGCCAGGGAGTCTGCCTGGGCGAAATGGTGTAATTTTCAACTTTCAGCCCGGCCAGCAGGGCTTCGACCAGCCCTTTCAGATCAAAGAATGTCAGGGAATCGGATTTTCCCTTCCACGATCGGGGCTCCCGTGTTCCCTGCATAACCAGAGCCAGCATCATTTTTTCCTCCGGCGAGGATCCATCGTTGCCAGGGAAAAAACATCGGCCTAATTCAAACAACCGGATATTATCCATCTGCCGGTTCAGGTTGTAAGCCACATTTTCGAGCAGGCCGGGTATGAGGGATGTCCTCATGGCATTATAGCCCTCGATCAGCGGGTTTCGAAGATTGATTCTCCCTCCGGATGAGGGGCATAAAGCCGGAAAGTGATCGAGAATCTGGCTGGAGATAAAGCTGAAATTAATCGACTCGCAAAATCCCAGCCCTGTGAGAATGTTTCTGATTCTGGCCCCGGTATCTTCAAATTGTACTTTCTGATCAGAAGGAATAGCGCCGCATGGCAGGCTCACCGGGATATTCTCATAGCCATAAATCCTGGCTATTTCCTCGATCAGGTCAATTTCCCGCTCAATGTCCCAGCGGAATGGAGGAACCAGAACTTGCAGGGTATGCTCATCTTTCTGAGAGATTGAAAAATCAAGGCTGTGCAGAATCCGAAAGACTTTCTCCGGAGGAACGTCAATTCCCAGAATCTTTCTGACCGCCGGGAGCCGAAGGACGATAGTTCGGGGACTAAAGACCCGTGGGTAAATGTCCACAACTCCTCTGGCCGCAGATCCTCCTGCCACAGCGAGAATCAATTGCGTTGCCCGGTTCAGGGCACAAACCACCCCGTCAGGATCGATTCCCCGCTCGAAGCGGTGCGAAGCCTCGCTGTGAAGTCCGAATTGACTCGCTGTCCGGCGGATCTGCACCGGATTGAAGAAAGCACTTTCCAGAAGGATAGTTTTCGTCTGGCCGGAAACTTCGGTATTGGCCCCACCCATTACTCCGGCCAGAGCAATGGGCCGGTTGGCATCGGCAATCACCAGGTTTTGGGGAGTCAACTGCCGCTCGACAGTATCAAGGGTGACGATTCTCTCTCCTTCCCGAGCCCGGCGGATGATGACCTGCTTTCCTTCGATCAGGTCGTAATCAAAGGCATGCAGCGGCTGTCCCCATTCCATCATTACCAGATTGGTGATATCCACCACATTGTTGATGGAGCGAAGGCCGAAGGATTGTACCTGCTCGGCGAGCCACCGGGGAGAGGGGCCAATGGTGACGTCCGAAATTATCCGGGCCGTATAGCGTGGACACAGGTCTGGATCCCTGATTTCGATCGACACGAGGTCCTGAACCGGTCCTTCCTGTTCGGGAAAATCGATTTTACTTTCTTTGGGTTTCACTCCGGTCAGGGCAGCGATTTCCCGGACGATTCCCCGAACCGACAGGCAGTCACCGCGATTGGGGGTCAATTCAATCTCGAGAATCGTATCGTCAAGCCCCAGGTAGGAGACAACTTCCTCACCGATTGGCGCATCAGCGGGCAGGATCATCAACCCTGCCGATTCCTCGCTGAGACCAAGCTCTTTTTCAGAGCACATCATGCCCTCTGAAACCACTCCCCGCAGTTTCGATCTTTTGATAACCAGTCCTGCGGGCAACCGGCAATTGGGGAGGGCCACAGGAACCTTATCACCCGCCTTCATATTGTGTGCGCCGCAGACAATAGTCGAAATCCCGGCTCCGATATTAACCTGGCAGACCGTCAGCCGGTCCGCCTGGGGATGCGGATCGATGGTGAGAATCTGGCCAATGACACAACAGGAAAGCCCCGATCCTTTTTTCTCAAGAGAACCCACTTCCAGACCAGCCATCGTGAGCTTTTCAGCAAGCTCTTCGGGATTGAGGGGACAGTCGATATAGCGCTGAATGAGTTTATAACTGATTTTCATGATTTCCCGGTCGTTTTATTTTGAACCACGAAACACCCAAGGACATAACCCTTCTTTTTCTCTGTGCCTTAAGTGTCTCTGTGGTTTCTTTTGCCTTTCTAAAATTGCGTCAAAAAACGCAAGTCGTTTTCGTAGAACAGGCGGATGTCATTGATTCCATACTTCAGCATGGTGATTCTTTCCACTCCCATCCCGAAAGCAAAACCCATGTAGGTTTCCGGATCGTAACCAACCGCCTTGAAAACCTCCGGATCGACCATGCCTGCCCCCAGGATTTCGAGCCATCCTGAATTGGAGCAAACCCGGCATCCTTTTCCCCGGCACATGACGCAACTGATATCGATCTCGGCACTTGGCTCGGTGAAGGGGAAAAAACTTGTCCGGAACCGCAGTTTTGTCTGAGGATCGAACATCTGATGGACAAAAGCGGTAAGAATCCCTTTCAGGTCGCTGAACGAAGAGGATGTATCTACCAAAAGCCCTTCGATCTGATGAAACATGGGGCTATGGGTTACATCCGCATCTCTTCGGTAGACCTTGCCGGGAGCAATAATGCGGATCGGCGGTCTGGTCTTCTCCATGATACGGACCTGAACCGGAGAGGTGTGAGTCCGTAAGAGAACGTCATCAGAGATATAAAATGAATCATGCATATCCCTGGCAGGATGTTCCTTGGGAAAGTTCAAAGCGCCGAAGTTATAATAATCGCTCTCGATTTCAGGGCCTTCTGCAATACCAAATCCAAGGCGGGTAAATATAGTGCAGGCTTCTTCCATGATCTGGGTTATGGGGTGCTTGTGGCCGACAAAGAAGGGAATCGCCGGCAGGGTCAGATCGATCAGCTCTTCCTCCCGCCCGGCAGCCTTTTGCTTCAATTGGGCAAGTTTTTCCTGCCATATTCCTTCAAGCAGTCCCTTGGCCTCATTGGTCAGTTTCCCGATTGCAGGTTTTTCATCTGCCGGTAAGGAACCGATCTGCTTGATTATCCGAGAAAGAAGCCCGTTGCGTCCCAGATATTTTACCCGCACATCCTCCAGTGAGGCGAGGTCTTGGACCGCCAGAATCTCGTTTTTTGCATCGGTTTGTATTTTTTTCAGTTGTTCAATCATGAATGTGTTCGGCTTTTACAGGGCTTCTTTAGCTACCCTGGCAAGCTCCGAAAAGGCGGATGGATCGCTGACCGCCAGATCTGCCAGAACCTTGCGGTTCAACCCCACGCCTGCCTTGGTGAGGCCATCCATCATCCGGCTGTAGGAAAGCCCATACAGCCTGCTGGCCGCATTGATTCTGACAATCCATAATTTTCGAAATTCTCTTTTCCGGGCCTTCCGGTCTCGAAAAGCATAAGCCAGTGCCTTGTTTACCGCCTCATTGGCGGTCCGGAACAGTTTGCTCTTTGCGCCCCGGTAGCCCTTGGCCATTTTCAGGATTTTATTGTGCCGTCGCCTGGCAACGACACCTCTCTTAACCCTTGGCATTCGAATAGTCTCCTTCTCTTTCAGGGATTATGCTGATGTTTTGATGGTAAGTCTTTAGAAAGGAATCCCCAGGTTGCTACTTGAAGGGAATCATCCTTTTGACCGCTCTGATATCAGAGGCAGACAGGTAACTGGCTTCCCTCAATTTTCGTTTCCGTTTCCTTGATTTTTTTGTCAATATATGACGGGCATGTGATTTTTTGGCCCGGATCTTGCCACCTGCGGTAACCGTAAACCGTTTGGCCGCCGCTCTATTCGTTTTGATCTTTGGCATCTGCTAAACCTTCCTTTTTCGGTTTTTCCTTCCTCTGACTATGATTCTTGGCTACCAGAAGCAAGGTCATGTTCCGACCCTCCTTTTTCGGTGCCTGCTCAATCGCCCCTTCCTCTTCAACCTCTTTGGCCATCCGGTTGAGAAGCTCTTCTCCAATCTCAAAATGCGTCATTTCCCGTCCGCGAAAAACAACAGTGATCTTTACTTTGTTACCGCCCAGGAGAAACTTTCTGACATGCTCCTTCTTGAACTGGAAATCGTGCTCTTCGGTTTTGGGCCGTAATTTAATCTCCTTGATATGGATGACCTTTTGATGCTTTTTGGATTCCTGGGCCCTCTTATGCTGCTGGTATTTGTACTTGCCATAGTCCATGATCTTGCAGACGGGAGGGGCGGCTGTCGGAGCTACTTCCACCAGATCCAGCCCGCGTCCTTCGGCCATTTCCATGGCCTTATCCAGAGACAGGATTCCGAGTTGCTCACCGCTTTCACTGATCAACCGAACCTCTTTGGCCCGAATCCTTCTGTTTACCATTACTTTGGTATCTTTTTCTATATCCTATCACCTCCGCGTTATCGCTGTTTTTCCTGAATCTCTTTCTGTAACTGTTGAATAAAATCCTGAAGGTCTAACGCCCCCATCTGCTGGCCGCCTCTTCGCCGGACATTGATTTTCCCTTCAGCTCTTTCCTGCTCGCCGATGATAACCATGTACGGGATCTTCTGCATCTGGGCTTCCCGAATCTTGAAGCCGATTTTTTCGTTCCGTAAATCGGTCTCAACCCGGATATCCCGTTTCAGGAGCTCCTGTTGTATATTTTCGGCGTATTCATTCTGCCGTTCGGTAATGGTCATGATTTTTACCTGAACAGGTGACAGCCATAACGGAAAAGCACCGGCAAAATGCTCGATCAAAACGCCGATGAACCTTTCCAGGGACCCCAGAATGACCCGGTGCAGCATAACCGGCCGCTGTTTCTGCCCCTGAGCATCGATATAGGTAAGATCGAACCGCTCAGGCAGGGTAAAATCACATTGAATGGTTGCACACTGCCATGTCCTGCCCAGCTCGTCTTTCAGCTTGACATCGATCTTGGGTCCATAAAAGGCGCCATCCCCTTCGTTGATCTGATACTCGATGCCCTTGTTCTGCATGGCCATCTCAAGCGCCCGGGTGGCCCGTTCCCAGTCTTCATCGGTGCCGATGGACTCCTGCGGCCTGGTACTGAGTTCCAGAGAATACTCAAAGCCGAAAATGCCCATGACCTCGATGACAAAGTTCAGAACGTTCTGAATCTCTTCATTCACCTGCTCAGGCATGCACAGAATATGAGCGTCATCCTGAGTGAATCCCCGGACCCGGAGAAGTCCGTGCAGCACGCCCGATTTCTCATGGCGATAAACCGTGCCCAATTCGAAGTAACGGATGGGAAGATCCCGATAGCTTCGGATCTGGGAGCGGTAAATCAGCATATGGGCCAGGCAATTCATCGGCTTGATTCCATACGCCTGGTTATCTATCTCGGTAAAATACATATTTTGCCGGTAGTGGTCATAATGCCCGGAGTTTTTCCATAAATCGAGCTTTAACAGCTGAGGACCATAAACAATGTTATATCCCCGCTTTATATGCTCTTTTTTCTCGAATTCCTCCAGGATGCTCCGCAGCATTCCGCCGTGCGGATGATAGATCACCAGCCCTGCACCCGCTTCCTCATGAATGCTGAAAAGGTCAAGCTCCTTGCCCAGCTTGCGGTGATCCCGCTTTTTAGCTTCCTCAAGACGATCAAGGTAAGCCTTCAACTCCTTGGCTGTATCGAAGGCAGTTCCATAGATCCGCTGCAGCATCTTGTTTTTCTCGTCGCCCCGCCAGTAGGCACCCGCTATGCTCAGCAGCTTGAAAGCCTTGATCTTCCCCGTAGCCGGAACATGAGGACCCCGGCATAAATCGATAAAATCCCCCTGTTGATACAGACTGACACTCTGATCGGGGATATCCTCGATCAATTCGATCTTATACGGCTCGTTCCTGCTTCGGAATAACTCGATGGCCGAAAGCTTCGGCACCTCCTTTCGCTCGAAAGAAAGATCACGGTCCACAATCTCCTGCATGCGCTGTTCGATTTTTGCAAGGTCTTCCGGCCCCAGAGGTGTATCCAGGTCAAAATCATAGTAGAAACCCTCCTCAATGGCCGGACCGATGGCCAGCCGGGCATTGGGAAACAGCTCCTTCACCGCCTGGGCCATGACATGCGAGGTGCTGTGACGGAGGATTTCCTTCCCGTCAACAGAATCTAAGGTAATGACCTCAAGCCTGGCATCCGAGGAAAGGAGAAACCCTAGATCCACCGCCTGCCCGTCGATTTTTCCAGCAATGACCTGGCGGGGTGAAAAACCATCCACGGATTTCAGGAATTCCCGGATCGACGTGCCTTCCGGCACCTGCCGCATCTGGCCGTCATGCAATCTAATAGTGATTG
This window of the bacterium genome carries:
- a CDS encoding cell division protein ZapA; the protein is MPELSQKTTIEILGEEYTIKSDISPHEVRRLAEFINAKIEGIRHKAKNMPLLSVAVLACLNITEELFKVRRQLEETQNLMEEESTNILKLLDESLLSANEY
- the pheT gene encoding phenylalanine--tRNA ligase subunit beta, with translation MKISYKLIQRYIDCPLNPEELAEKLTMAGLEVGSLEKKGSGLSCCVIGQILTIDPHPQADRLTVCQVNIGAGISTIVCGAHNMKAGDKVPVALPNCRLPAGLVIKRSKLRGVVSEGMMCSEKELGLSEESAGLMILPADAPIGEEVVSYLGLDDTILEIELTPNRGDCLSVRGIVREIAALTGVKPKESKIDFPEQEGPVQDLVSIEIRDPDLCPRYTARIISDVTIGPSPRWLAEQVQSFGLRSINNVVDITNLVMMEWGQPLHAFDYDLIEGKQVIIRRAREGERIVTLDTVERQLTPQNLVIADANRPIALAGVMGGANTEVSGQTKTILLESAFFNPVQIRRTASQFGLHSEASHRFERGIDPDGVVCALNRATQLILAVAGGSAARGVVDIYPRVFSPRTIVLRLPAVRKILGIDVPPEKVFRILHSLDFSISQKDEHTLQVLVPPFRWDIEREIDLIEEIARIYGYENIPVSLPCGAIPSDQKVQFEDTGARIRNILTGLGFCESINFSFISSQILDHFPALCPSSGGRINLRNPLIEGYNAMRTSLIPGLLENVAYNLNRQMDNIRLFELGRCFFPGNDGSSPEEKMMLALVMQGTREPRSWKGKSDSLTFFDLKGLVEALLAGLKVENYTISPRQTPWLGSPLSACLMVGSLVAGSLGKISGDILERFDIGKEVFAIEAQVDLLRPSGQVMAKPIPRYPSISRDMALIISEDVPYQEVEHSIRQMRIDILQGIQLFDLYQGEQIPAGKKSLGLSLTYQSLTRTLTDQEVNAVHEKIIDRLSQKFSASLRG
- the pheS gene encoding phenylalanine--tRNA ligase subunit alpha, producing MIEQLKKIQTDAKNEILAVQDLASLEDVRVKYLGRNGLLSRIIKQIGSLPADEKPAIGKLTNEAKGLLEGIWQEKLAQLKQKAAGREEELIDLTLPAIPFFVGHKHPITQIMEEACTIFTRLGFGIAEGPEIESDYYNFGALNFPKEHPARDMHDSFYISDDVLLRTHTSPVQVRIMEKTRPPIRIIAPGKVYRRDADVTHSPMFHQIEGLLVDTSSSFSDLKGILTAFVHQMFDPQTKLRFRTSFFPFTEPSAEIDISCVMCRGKGCRVCSNSGWLEILGAGMVDPEVFKAVGYDPETYMGFAFGMGVERITMLKYGINDIRLFYENDLRFLTQF
- the rplT gene encoding 50S ribosomal protein L20, producing MPRVKRGVVARRRHNKILKMAKGYRGAKSKLFRTANEAVNKALAYAFRDRKARKREFRKLWIVRINAASRLYGLSYSRMMDGLTKAGVGLNRKVLADLAVSDPSAFSELARVAKEAL
- the rpmI gene encoding 50S ribosomal protein L35 — translated: MPKIKTNRAAAKRFTVTAGGKIRAKKSHARHILTKKSRKRKRKLREASYLSASDIRAVKRMIPFK
- the infC gene encoding translation initiation factor IF-3, translating into MEKDTKVMVNRRIRAKEVRLISESGEQLGILSLDKAMEMAEGRGLDLVEVAPTAAPPVCKIMDYGKYKYQQHKRAQESKKHQKVIHIKEIKLRPKTEEHDFQFKKEHVRKFLLGGNKVKITVVFRGREMTHFEIGEELLNRMAKEVEEEGAIEQAPKKEGRNMTLLLVAKNHSQRKEKPKKEGLADAKDQNE
- the thrS gene encoding threonine--tRNA ligase, encoding MKTITIRLHDGQMRQVPEGTSIREFLKSVDGFSPRQVIAGKIDGQAVDLGFLLSSDARLEVITLDSVDGKEILRHSTSHVMAQAVKELFPNARLAIGPAIEEGFYYDFDLDTPLGPEDLAKIEQRMQEIVDRDLSFERKEVPKLSAIELFRSRNEPYKIELIEDIPDQSVSLYQQGDFIDLCRGPHVPATGKIKAFKLLSIAGAYWRGDEKNKMLQRIYGTAFDTAKELKAYLDRLEEAKKRDHRKLGKELDLFSIHEEAGAGLVIYHPHGGMLRSILEEFEKKEHIKRGYNIVYGPQLLKLDLWKNSGHYDHYRQNMYFTEIDNQAYGIKPMNCLAHMLIYRSQIRSYRDLPIRYFELGTVYRHEKSGVLHGLLRVRGFTQDDAHILCMPEQVNEEIQNVLNFVIEVMGIFGFEYSLELSTRPQESIGTDEDWERATRALEMAMQNKGIEYQINEGDGAFYGPKIDVKLKDELGRTWQCATIQCDFTLPERFDLTYIDAQGQKQRPVMLHRVILGSLERFIGVLIEHFAGAFPLWLSPVQVKIMTITERQNEYAENIQQELLKRDIRVETDLRNEKIGFKIREAQMQKIPYMVIIGEQERAEGKINVRRRGGQQMGALDLQDFIQQLQKEIQEKQR